CGCTTTCGCTCTAGTGTGGAAAAGGGTTTCGCTGTCGGACTTGAACCACGTCCCCCTGGGAAATTTCCCGCAACCCGTAGCGACTTCCATGAACTGGCGAACAAAGTTTCCGGCCGATAGTCTTCACGCTTCGCTGCAAACCCTGCGGACGGTTTTGACAAGCCGAAACAGCGTAAGGATCCCTAACCCCCATGGAACGCCCTTATGAAAAAAATCACCCTGACATTAGTTGAAAATCCGGCCACTTCAGAGCCTGAAACCCTTGAGCCAACCCAACTCCCCCAAGCCACCGAACGCGCCGTCAGCGCCCGCCGGCGCAACCTGAACAGGAACATCTTCAGCGTCCGCCCCGACGTCGACACGCTCACCCTGCTCGCTCATGCCAGCGAAACCCTGGCCTCCCTCAACGTCATGACTATGGACTTTGCCGACCGACTCGAAGGCCCACAGCGTAATGTGGCACTGGCGCTTCAGCAGTTGACGATGCTGACCGAGCTTTTGGTCAACCGAGCGCGGGACAACCTCGATCCGAACGCGTCGGTGGCCGTAGGCGAGCCTCCCGTCCTTCACTGAAGGATCGCGCTCGTTGATTGAGCGACGGCTACAGACGCAGATTTCGGCGTAGAAAAGCAAAATGGGCGACCTCATTGAGGTCGCCCATTTTTGTTGATGCCGTCGTTGCTACTTCTTGAAGCCCAAGTCCTGAATGCCCTCATCGCCGCTCAACGTAGTTCGGGATGGAGCGCACATCGATGTTAAT
This genomic stretch from Pseudomonas wuhanensis harbors:
- a CDS encoding DUF6124 family protein, which codes for MKKITLTLVENPATSEPETLEPTQLPQATERAVSARRRNLNRNIFSVRPDVDTLTLLAHASETLASLNVMTMDFADRLEGPQRNVALALQQLTMLTELLVNRARDNLDPNASVAVGEPPVLH